Part of the Salarias fasciatus chromosome 23 unlocalized genomic scaffold, fSalaFa1.1 super_scaffold_20, whole genome shotgun sequence genome, TTGCTGCTGTGAGCTCGGATTTCACGTGATGTCATTCAGAAGTCTGTATGTTAATTTGTACAAAATTGCTGTAATTTGATAATAATTCATGAATCTGGGACATTTCTGGAGGAAATCAGGCTTGAAATGGCAGATTTAAAGTCTGATCCAAGCTTTGGTGTTTTTCCCAGGTGTTGATCAGTCATGCCGGACGACATGTCTGCCCCCCTGATCCGGGACCGGGGCCCCGGAGGAgactcctccgcctcctccgagccCGGATCCCCGCTGATCGGCATCCTGGGGACCGGGGACTTCTCCCGGTCTCTGGCCCGGAGGCTGCTGGCGTCCGGTTACCAGGTGGTGGTGGGCAGCCGGAACCCCAAGCGGTCCGCGCCGCTGTTCcccgaggaggtggaggtgattcCCACGCGCCGTAATGACTGTTTACCTCTCTGTCTTTATGCTTTCAATTCCTGTTTATCTTCTGGAGGTGATCGTGTGAAACTTTTCTTGAATATTCTGTGTTCTTCTGACTTATTCCGCTATTTTTGACACGTTTCTCCTAAAAGTTTTGTCACATTTGAACAGTTCTGATATGAAAACGTGCTGCTTTTTAATGACATTCCTGCTATAATGGAgctttttttcaatatattttttaatgttttcagccttttctgaatttttttggctttttcaaACGTTTCCAGTTTtgtttgcagcttttttcaacattttttatctgttttcaaaagtttgctcatttgtttttgtttttttatcaacttttcaaactttttcaaacttttcagccttttctcatatatttttcagttttttcaaaaaaatttcAGCCTTGTCTCAAACCTTTCCAACTTGTTtcagatttaaattttttttgcaaattttttcagctttttttttttaaaatcagcatttttattttagctttttctcaaacttttctaaatttttcagctttcagcttatttcagcatttttttttttttttagattttttcaaaatttttcagctttaaaagaatatttttatttctgctttttcaactttttgtgactttttttgactttcatctaatttttccagcatttttttcaactttttcagctttttgtcaaactttcccacatttttttctgctttttctgcaACTTTTCCAAAATTTTTTAGCTTTCATcttatttcagcatttttctttctttcaggttttttcataaaattttcggctttttaaaaaatatatatttttctgctttttcaactttttcagatttttttttactttcatctAAATTTTACATcatttgttcaactttttcagtttttttctgaaactttcccagattttttcagctttttctacaacctttcaaacttttttcttctttttttcaggttttattttttatttaaaaaaggtaTTAAAAGTAtatcatttttttcaacttcataaactttttgtgattttcttttttttactgtcatctcatttttccaacattttttcagctttttctcaaACTTTCCCaaattttttcagctttttctacaacttttcaaactttatttcttctctttttcagttttttagatttaaaaaaggCATTAAAAGTCAatctttttttcagctttttaaactttttgtgattttttttttttactttcatctaatttttccagcattttttcacctttttttcagctttttctcaaACATTTCCAACTTTAAgcttttttgaatttttttttctaattttccaGCCTTTGTCAACTTCTTCCAGCTTTTCTTCTCGTCCTTCATCTGCGTTCCAGTTCATTGTTTCCACCTCAGCGTTGTCGCTGTGCCTGGTCTTCATTTCTTTAACCCTCGGTGTCTGCAGGTGACGTCCCAGGCGGAGGCGGCCCGCCGGGCCGACCTGGTGTTCGTGGCGGTGTTCCCGGAGCACCACTCCAcgctggcggcggcgggggcggggctgggccCGGCGCTGGCCGGGAAGACGCTGGTGGACGTGAGCAACGGGCTGCAGGCCCGCCGGGaccgggacggggacggggagggggacggggagggggaCGGGGAGGGGCCGTCGCACGCCGAGCGGCTGGCCGCCCTGTTCCCCGACAGCACCGTGGTCAAGGGCTTCAACACCGTGTCGGCCTGGGCGCTGCAGGCCGGGCCGCGGGACGGCAGCCGCCAGGTGGGGAACAcacgtttttttgtttcttgtgtcTTTGTGCCTGCCTCTGCCAAGGCCCTCTCCAGACTTAAACGGGAAATGGCGAGGAATAAATAatactaaaaaataaatattttggaaaagaaaaaaaaaaatatataaaaaaaaatacattcaaggaattaaaataagatataaaaaaaaaaataaatcaacatttttctttctgcctccaCCTGGCAAGGCCCTATCCAGACTTTGGACGGGACACGGCgaggaataaataaatgctaaacaaaaaataatattctaaaaaagaaaatacattcaaggaaattaaaaaaaaaacagcatttttcatttatttgttgaatttttgttttatttttcatagtttttttaattatttttaatttttgttttttatattatgtatttttaatttttattcatttattaacttatgtcatttttcattaattagttttttacatttatttgtatTATGTTGTATTACtgttttaattgtaatttttatgcatttgttctttttaattgttttttttgttcttatttttattttatttttcgcTATATCttaattgtttaatttttcgttatatttaaattttatttttcattatatttaattgtttttgcatttatttgtaatttttttttgttaatgatttttttttttaaatttctcgCCATTCCCCTCCCGtcctgcaggtgctgctgtgcTCCGACTGCCCCTCCGCCAAGCGCTCGGTGAAGCGAATCTGCCGTCGTCTGGGCTTCACGGCGGAAGACGCCGGCCCGCTGTCGGCCGCCCGGGAGGTGGAGGACCTCCCGCTGCGCCTCTTCCCGGCGTGGCGCCGCCCGGCGCTCTgcgccgccgccctgctggcctTCTTCTACCTCTACAACGCGCTGCGCGACGTGGTGCAGCCGCTCCTCCTGGCCACCGGGGGGAGCCAGAAGAGGAGCCCTCTCTATAAACTCCCGGTGGAGACGCTGAACGCCTCACTGCCGTGCGCGGCGCTGGCGATGCTGGCGCTCGTGTACGCCCCCGGgctggccgccgccgcgctgcagcTGCGCCGCGGCACCAAGTACCGGCGCTTCCCCGCCCGGCTGGACGCCTGGCTCCGCGCCAGGAAGCAGCTGGGCTTGTGCGCGTTCACGTGCGCGGCGCTGCACGCCgtctacagcctgctgctgccgctcagGAAGTCGGCGCGGTACAAGATCGTCAACATGGCGCTGAAGCAGGTGGGTTTTAccgatttcaaaataaatttcttattttttagaAAAGAATTTGCCTATAGCACAAGTGAAAGTTGTGGATTTTTTTGTAggtatttcaaagtaaaagtattttaatgaaaaaaataaagaacaagtggattttgtttacttatttcaaagtaaaagtatattaatttaagaaaaaaaaatctgccaatagaacaagtggaagttgtatattatttatttcaaaataaaattgttttaatgtaagaaaataaaaaaaaaatctgccaatagagcAAGtaaaaaatgtagatttttttttacttatttcaaagtaaaagcatcctaattccagaaaacaaaactgcCAATAGAAGGGtaaattgttgaattttttaaaaacttttttcaaagtaaaagcatcttaatttaagaaaaaaatctgccaatagaacaagtggaagttgtatatttttgttatttatttcaaaataaaattgttttaatgtaagaaagttaaaaaaaaaaatctgccaatagaacaagtaaaaattgtagatttttttttttgcttatttcaaagtaaaagtatcctaattcaagaaaaaaaaaatctgccaatagaagggtaaattgttgaattttttaaaaacttttttcaaagtaaaagtatcttaatttaagaaacaATCACAATAGGACAAGTTAAAGTTGTAGATTTTTTTACTtactacaaaataaaagtatgatttaagaaagaaaatatctgccagtagaacaagtgaaaattgtatgtttttttaaatttatttcaaagtaaaagtatattaatttaacaaaaaaaagtctgctggtagaacaagtgaaaattgtagatttttttttcatttctttcaaagtaaaagtatcttagaaaaaaatctgccaatagcaAAAGTGAAAGTTGTAGaatttttgatttttcacagtgaaagtatcttaattcaagaaaaaaatctgcaaaaaaagttcaaattatAGATTATTTTTGCTggtttcaaagtaaaagcatcttaatttatgaaaaaaacgtcagccaatagaaaaagtgaaatagtagattttttttaacttttcaaattaaaacatcttaatttgagggaaaaaaatctgctaaTAGAACACGtgaaaattgtacattttttaaattatttcacagtaaaagtatcttactttaagaaaaaaaatctaccaatcaaacaagtgaaaactAGATTTTTTTACTTActtgtttttgcttattttttacTTGAATtgagatacttttactttgaaataagtaaaaaaatctacaattttcacttcttttatttgctgatttttgtgctttaaattaagacttttactttgaaataagtaaaaaaaactctacaattttcacttcttttatttgctgattTTTGTGCTTCAAATTAAGACTTTTactttgcagattttttttttttacttatttcagttttcaattCTTTTATATGCTGATTTTTGTGCTTTAAATTAAGACTTTTACTTTGACATAAGtataaaaaaatctacaattttcacttttgtttgctgatttttgtgctttaaattaagacttttactttgaaataagcaaaaaaaaatctccaatgTTGAGTTGTTctattggctgattttttttttcttaatttgacATACTTTTACTGTGAAATAGTAAAGTGTGGTTGATGGCTGTGTCAGgtggcggagggggcggagctctgGGACGAGGCGGAGGTGTGGCGGATGGAGCTGTACCTGTCGGCGGGCGTGGCCGCTCTGGGCCTGCTCAGCCTGCTGGCCGTGGCGTCGCTGCCGTCGGTGTCCGGCGCCGTCAACTGGAGGGAGTTCAGCTTCGTGCAggtgacggaaaaaaaaaaaaaaaaacccgccgCGGAAAGAAAACTCCTTCTTCAGACATGAGATTAGTCATGAGCTGCTTTTGGAAATCCAAAAATATCCAGAAATCTGACACATTCTCCACTCGTCTGTCTTGTGCAGCCGTGAAATGTGGGAAATTTGCTCAAATTTACATAAAATCTTCTCATTTTAAAGCAGGATTTTGACCAAAATTCGGtaaagaaatggaaaacaatCTAATGAAAGCACCTGATATTTGCATTTAGAGAGTTTAAGCAactttttccaggtttttttttttcatagctgACTTTAgaattttccacatttttcagacaattttgacatttttaataaaaatactTTGACTCCCAGAAGAAAAAGCAATCCGTTAAACAGTGATCCACACAAAATGGAAAGTTCAGTATAAAATAGGATGGGATAAAAACATGTAGGAGGATTAAATGTGACTACTATAAATATAgattaaattcatttttaatttttaattatttaggTTTTTGTCCGTAATGCATGTTGGGATTTACTGTATTTTACGGCATTTCATCTGTGAGGAAAGCAGAATTCAGCCTTTACAGGATGAATCTCAGTCAGGGGACATTCCTCTTCTCTACAGTTTATTTCACTAAGAAAGATTCTTCTCTATCGATGGCTCTATGCACTGATGTCTAGTGATCGATGTGCATACGTCTGTCACTCTGTGTGGATATCTCTGTCGTTCTATGCGCATATATCCCTGTCGCTCTATGTGCATAGATCTGTCGCTCTATATGCGCATATCTGTCGCTCTATGTGCGTATATATCCCTGTCGCTctatgtgcatatatatatagttCCATGTGCATATATCTGTTGCTCTATGTGTATATATCAGTGGCTCCATGTGCTGATATCTGTCGCTCTATGCGCATGTATCCCTGTCGCTCTATGTGCATATGTCTGTTGCTGCATGTGCATATATCTGTCGCTCTATGCGCATATATCCCTGTCGCTCTATGTGCATATATGTCGCTCCATGTGCATAGATCTGTCGCTCTATATGCGCATATCTGTCGCTCTATGCGCATGTATCCCTGTCGCTCTATGTGCATATGTCTGTCGCTGCGTGTGCATATATCTGTCGCTCTATGCGCATATATCCCTGTCGCTCTATGTGCATATATGTCGCTCCATGTGCATAGATCTGTCGCTCTATATGCGCATATCTGTCGCTCTATGCGCATATATCCCTGTCGCTCCATGTGCATAGATCTGTCGCTCTATATGCGCATATCTGTCGCTCTATGTGCGTATATGTCCCTGTCGCTCTATATGTGTATATGTCACTCTATGTGCGCATATATCCCTGTCGCTCTATGTGCATATAGCTGTCGCTGTGTGCATATAGCTGTCGCTGTGTGCATATAGCTATCGCTCTATGTGGATATCTCTGTCGCTCTATGTGGATATCTCTGTCGCTCTATGTGGATATCTCTGTCGCTCTATGCGCATGTATCTCTGTCGCTCTATGTGCATATATGTTGCTCCATGTGCATATATATGTAGTTCCATGTGCATATATCTGTTGCTCTATGTGCATATGTCACTGGCTCCATGTGCCGGTATCTGTCGCTCTATGCGCATGTATCCCTGTCGCTCTATGTGCATATGTCTGTCGCTCAATATGCATAAATCTGTCCCTCTATATGCATATGTCTGTCGCTCTATGTGCATGTATCTGTCGCTCTATGTGCATAAATCTGTCGCTCTATGCGCGTCGGCCTGTCGCTCTATGTGCATATGCCTGTCGCTCAATATGCATATATCTATACTTATGCAGCTCTCcctgctgattggctgtcagcGCTCTGAGTGTAACCAATCAGACggagcagtgggcggggccatgctgaggctgcagcagagtcATCCTGTTTCTGCTGATCTCTGATTGGCCGTCGGATATTTAAAcaatatttttacttttaaaacagcATGAAATACGACACCTGACCCTTATTTTGAAAACCCCTGCCTTGCAGTCGACGCTGGGCTACTGCGCGCTGGCGGCGGCCACGGCCCACACCCTGCTGTACGGCTGGGACCGCGCCTTCGACCCCGCCCAGTACCGCCTCTACCTGCCCCCCACCTTCGTCCTGGCCGTGACCCCGGCGCTGGCCGTCCTGGCGGGCCGCCTGGCGCTGGCGGCGCCCTGCGCGGCCCGCCGCCTCCAACGAATCCGCCGcggctgggagagcggccgcaACATCCGCTTCGTCCTgccggaggacgaggacggcggCCGGAGCGACAGCAGCAGCGTGTGAAGCGAGAGAGCGGCATCGGGCGAGACAGGTCAACAGCAGCCTTGATAATCTCTAAATAccaattttcattatttttaactCGTTTTTGATGATAAAaggacttttaatttgaaggaattttgggcttctattttggaaaggtagtccATGCTGTCATTAACACTCATCAACCCATAATGatcctttttttggttttaaatgtaGGTTTTAACAAAAacttgaattttattttgaaggaattttgggcttttattttgggaAAGGTTCGTGCTGTCATTAGCAATGATCAACCTGTAATTACCCATTATTTTTTAGTTTTAAATTTAGTTTTgtagcaaaaatgtgacttttattttgtagaaattttgggcttttattttggacagGTCCATGCCAGCATTAGCACTGATCAACCTGTAATTATCCattattttttggttttaatttatttatttattttttttaacaaaaattggacttttgttttgaaggaattttgggcttttattttggaaaggtagtacatgcTATCATTAACACTCACCAACTTGTAATGATactgtttttggttttaaatgcaacttttaacaaaattttgacttttattttgaaatggcTTGACACTCTTGTTTTGACAGCAAGCAAAACCCATCCCTAGCTAATGGCgaaatctgtttgtttttttttggttttagcTTGATTTCATGATCaaaggacttttattttgaaggaattttatgcttttattttagAAAGGTAGTACATGTTATCATTAACACTCAAAAACCCGTACTGATCcattttttggttttaaatgcaatttttaacaaaattttgacttttattttgaaggggttttgggcttttattctggaaaGGTAGTTTGTGCTGTCATTAACACCGATCAACCCagtgattctttttttatttggttttagATTaagtttttaagaaaaaattaGACTTATTTTGAAGGTGTTTGAGGCTCTTGTTTTGACAGCCATCCTTTACTGTTGTCATTGTGAAaaaagattattttgaaggagtttttatcttttattttgaaattaatgAATGGCTAATTGCTACAATGTGATGTAAAAAGCTTTtaagagtcactgaatgaaggaactgagctgctctcagctgaatgatgtcatcactctactcccatatatggtcatgaggGGGACGTGGAGCTAAAGTGagtcagcagaaaaacaaattgtCCGCAGACTCTTTAATTTTGGgcaaaaattataaaaaaaatgtgtaactTCTGACACAAAAATTAATTATCTTTCCGTCTGAGAGACTTTGAGAGCATTTGGAGTTTTAGTTTTGACAGGAGAACCCTCAGTTTGGGAATAGCGCGAAATGCTCTCTcccactctaacatcatgtccccctcatgaccatatatgggcgtggagtgatgacatcattcagctgagagcagctgtaaGTCACACTGGCAGTTCTTCAATTCAGTGgcttttaaaagttttacaTAGAATTTTAGCCATTAGCAAgtcattcctttcaaaataaaataaaaaaaaattccttcaaaataagaatCATtgctcacaaagaaaaaaaaaaaccagtaaaaaccaaaaaaaaatagtggATATTTTGGCATTAGCTGGAGCAGGGGAGAGCTGgctgtcaaaataagagcctcaaacCCCTTCAAGATAAGTCAACTTTGTTAAAATTTgcagttaataaaaaaaaaaaaaggatatttcGAGGTTGATCGATGTTAACGATAGCATGCCCTAACATTCCAAAATAAAAggccaaaattccttcaaaataaaagcctttttaTCATCAAAAAAGACTTAAAATCATGAAATTGGGTATTTAGGGAGTAGCAAGGCTCCTGGTGATCCGGATTTCAGTTCGGCTCGGTCCAAACTGATGccgcttgcagctttaatttatttcttttatttatttttagataaCAGCAGCACAAATCAGCTGTGATCTTTTCAaaaatttcaattaaaaaaatctatttctgTTCAATTAAATACAGTATTTAATAATTTACTGACTAAGCTGCACATTGTAGTTGTTTTCTTATagaaatgcagattttttttccttttaaagtgCTAGTTTTTTTATGTGTTGTGCATTTTATTGGGATGAGTATCGTCATGAAATAATCAAACTTTCCAATTGTGAAACGtttattgtaaaaaaacaacaaaacaaaaaaaaaacaaaaatcaaacactAAACTCcacatttgatatttttttatacactttttattcaacaaaatacaattttttgactaaaatcaaaccaaataattaaatctgattttcactttttaattagTTTAGCCTTAAAAAGAAGATATAGTTAAATATATGAAGCAGGAAACATGATGAATTCAGTTATTTAGATGTTTTTGTTGCAATTAAAACAACCAAAGGTGGTAAAAATGGACTAATTACACTTTTATTTTGGTGATCTGAGTCATATAAAGgacatttaacatttattttgttaaaaaatcaTGACTTAcattttggcaatttttttttccatactgACATTCATTATCAGTATAATGAATGTAAAGCGTCGCTACGGATGTGAGGATAAAGCGGAATAAAGAATGTTTTCTACATTTCTCTGCTGTATTTGTGGTTATTTTGAGGTCTGTGGAGCCTCAGCTGAGGCTGAATGGGAGgatgctgccatctagtggcgccTAGGAGGAATCACAATAGATCAAATGAGATTGattcaagttatttttatttttagctgtgGTTTTATTTATGTTGATGCCAAAGTGTTAGACTTTTTCCAAATGAGTGAACTGTGAAACTGTTTAATGCCGTTCAATGCAGTGTGACCTTAAATTTGgaaatattttccaaaaaaatgcTTCTATTACTGCTATAGTTATTCAAGGTTTTattcattatatatatatatatatatatatatatatatatatatatatattcattcaCCACAGTGAGCGTACACCGTAGAGTTgtctaaatatttttttttaaattattctaaTTGTAACAAAGTTGCATTGTGGAGTTGcagtttaattttattatatttataatttttatttttatttatttttaactgttgCGGCAGAATGACATGGATAATTTaaatttttgaatttttttttgactgCAGAAAATTATTGCAACTTCCACTGTAAACTTTTCTAATTTATTTctattaactttctttttttttttttttactgtttcagcAAAGTTACACTGTAGACTCCAcgagttttatttttctttctatttatatatatttttacgGGTGCAGCAAATTATACCAACTTGCACCGTTGACTaaactattttttcttttttaatatttaaaaaaaaaattcatctttTTTGAGTGAACATCAAGACAGCAAATgttattttttgctttgttttttgaaaTAATGATTCAAACTAAAGAATCCTATGTACTTCAATTtctcaatttatttttattattttgctttttgtttttaattcagtttttttgttttgttttttgcatggCTGATTTTAgcctatttttaaaatgttttttttattttttttttttttttctggcatgGCCGACTTTTCCagttagccccgccccctgctccctaTTCCCTCACCTACTCTGTAACCACGCCCACTCCcctctagccccgccccctccggaCCGGTTCTGCGACTCCCCCTGAGGAAGTCTTCATTCAGGGTGTGTTCCTCCTCCGGTGCAGACATGAGTGTAAGTCCGTCTCGTAACTTTAAAGCTTTTCGTTGATCCGAGTGTGTGtggactttcaaaataaaacgccGTGGTCCCGTCAGGACGCGTTCCCCagggcggtggaggaggtgaaggtccTGCTGAAGAAGCCGGCCACCGCAGAGCTCAGCCAGCTGTACGGGCTGTACAAGCAGGCCACGGAGGGGGACGTCAGCAcgggtgagagaggagggagggggggttgagagaggaggggtgagagagagggggaggggggatgagagagggggtggaggggggtgagagaggagaggagggggggtgagggagggggtggaggggggtgagagaggaggaaggggttgagagaggagaggaggggtgagagagaggggggagggggggtgagtgagagagagggggaggtcgggtgagagaggaggaagggggtggaggggggtgagagaggagaggagaggaggggggtgagagaggaggaagggggtggaggggggttggggggtgagagaggggggagggggtgagaggaggaagggggtgagagagaggagaggaggggtgagagagaggggggaggggggtgagagaggaggaagggggtggaggggggtgagaggggaggggggtgagagaggaggaagggggtggaggggggtgagagaggagggggggtgagagagaggggggggagtGACAGAGGtggaaggggggagggggtgagagaggagggacAGGGTGAGAGTGGGGGGGGttgaggaaggagagaggagaggggggtgagagaggagaggaggggtgagagagaggagggaagggggtgagagaggagagggggtgagagagaggggggaggagtgacagaggaggaagggggggtgagagaggaggaaggaggtggaggggggttgagagaggagaggaggggtgagagagaggagggaagggggggtgagggaggggggaggagtgacagaggaggaagggggaggggggtgagagaggagggaaggggtgagagaggaggaaggggggtgagagagggggggtggagggtgagaGAGtagggggagggtggaggggtgatGGACCTGTCCCAGAGGGTGGAGTGATGGACTGGGGGACGAGGTGGGGTGACGGGCCGGTCCCAGAGGGTGCAGGTCACCATAGAAGGCTGGGCGGGGGAGGGTGACggagggctgggtggaggagggagcggaCTCACAGGGTGGGGTAGTGAGTCGGGTCCAGCTGCAGGCCTGCAGGCCCGACTAAACACTCATGGCGGCAAACGGACGTGAAGACGGGAAGGAATCCTGTCTTCACCCCTAACCATAAACCCTAACCATAAACCATAAACCCTAACCCCTAAAACTAAAACCCTAACTTTTCTGTATTTGTGACATACTGGGGCTTTGGTCTCCACAGCGTCTCTCTAAGTGGGCGAGTTTAGGAGGACCTGCGGTTtgcagctgggtggagctggacggaGCGGACTCTCAgggtggggtggaggagggtggagggtgggaggAGGGTGGGGTGAAGGGACATTCAGGTCAGACCAGTCCAGCGCCTCCAGATGAACAATAAGCAGAGACCTGATTGGAAGATTAGATGTtcttcaaaaaaacatttttctcttgtttttttttttttttttttttttttcctgcagaccATTTTAAAGTCTAAATATATGaacatgtgaaaacaggaaCTTCTGACAAGCAGCTTTTCACATTAAGGCTCCCTGCTGGGACtttaaattaatctaattaCAAATCATTTTACATCATGGAATattacttattaaaaaaaatggcatcaaaatgtgaatacaattttaaataagctcatattttactttttgcttcttttatttttattttattgttttagcAATATTTATGTATTAAGTTGTATTGATAACAATTCCCATAACgtttagaagtttttttttattttaatttataactctttattattctatttttattttggtttttaatatttgtattttattatctgtatgtattattattattattattattattattattattagtattatcaatattaatataatattgtttataactcttaaaaaacatttttgacattttacttattttatttgtgtcattatttggcaatatttatatatttagtAGTATTGTTAACTATTCACATGGCATTTagcttcattttattattttacataatttgta contains:
- the LOC115383931 gene encoding metalloreductase STEAP3-like isoform X2, whose protein sequence is MPDDMSAPLIRDRGPGGDSSASSEPGSPLIGILGTGDFSRSLARRLLASGYQVVVGSRNPKRSAPLFPEEVEVTSQAEAARRADLVFVAVFPEHHSTLAAAGAGLGPALAGKTLVDVSNGLQARRDRDGDGEGDGEGDGEGPSHAERLAALFPDSTVVKGFNTVSAWALQAGPRDGSRQVLLCSDCPSAKRSVKRICRRLGFTAEDAGPLSAAREVEDLPLRLFPAWRRPALCAAALLAFFYLYNALRDVVQPLLLATGGSQKRSPLYKLPVETLNASLPCAALAMLALVYAPGLAAAALQLRRGTKYRRFPARLDAWLRARKQLGLCAFTCAALHAVYSLLLPLRKSARYKIVNMALKQVAEGAELWDEAEVWRMELYLSAGVAALGLLSLLAVASLPSVSGAVNWREFSFVQSTLGYCALAAATAHTLLYGWDRAFDPAQYRLYLPPTFVLAVTPALAVLAGRLALAAPCAARRLQRIRRGWESGRNIRFVLPEDEDGGRSDSSSV
- the LOC115383931 gene encoding metalloreductase STEAP3-like isoform X1, encoding MPDDMSAPLIRDRGPGGDSSASSEPGSPLIGILGTGDFSRSLARRLLASGYQVVVGSRNPKRSAPLFPEEVEVTSQAEAARRADLVFVAVFPEHHSTLAAAGAGLGPALAGKTLVDVSNGLQARRDRDGDGEGDGEGDGEGPSHAERLAALFPDSTVVKGFNTVSAWALQAGPRDGSRQVLLCSDCPSAKRSVKRICRRLGFTAEDAGPLSAAREVEDLPLRLFPAWRRPALCAAALLAFFYLYNALRDVVQPLLLATGGSQKRSPLYKLPVETLNASLPCAALAMLALVYAPGLAAAALQLRRGTKYRRFPARLDAWLRARKQLGLCAFTCAALHAVYSLLLPLRKSARYKIVNMALKQVAEGAELWDEAEVWRMELYLSAGVAALGLLSLLAVASLPSVSGAVNWREFSFVQSTLGYCALAAATAHTLLYGWDRAFDPAQYRLYLPPTFVLAVTPALAAASNESAAAGRAAATSASSCRRTRTAAGATAAACEARERHRARQVNSSLDNL
- the LOC115383931 gene encoding metalloreductase STEAP3-like isoform X3 — encoded protein: MPDDMSAPLIRDRGPGGDSSASSEPGSPLIGILGTGDFSRSLARRLLASGYQVVVGSRNPKRSAPLFPEEVEVTSQAEAARRADLVFVAVFPEHHSTLAAAGAGLGPALAGKTLVDVSNGLQARRDGDGEGPSHAERLAALFPDSTVVKGFNTVSAWALQAGPRDGSRQVLLCSDCPSAKRSVKRICRRLGFTAEDAGPLSAAREVEDLPLRLFPAWRRPALCAAALLAFFYLYNALRDVVQPLLLATGGSQKRSPLYKLPVETLNASLPCAALAMLALVYAPGLAAAALQLRRGTKYRRFPARLDAWLRARKQLGLCAFTCAALHAVYSLLLPLRKSARYKIVNMALKQVAEGAELWDEAEVWRMELYLSAGVAALGLLSLLAVASLPSVSGAVNWREFSFVQSTLGYCALAAATAHTLLYGWDRAFDPAQYRLYLPPTFVLAVTPALAAASNESAAAGRAAATSASSCRRTRTAAGATAAACEARERHRARQVNSSLDNL